A region of Sphingobacteriales bacterium DNA encodes the following proteins:
- the rpsO gene encoding 30S ribosomal protein S15 translates to MYLTKEEKISIFEKYGKNAANTGSPESQIALLTARINHLTDHLKVHKKDYSTQRGLLRLVGQRRKLLNYLIDRDITRYRQIIKDLNIRK, encoded by the coding sequence ATGTATTTAACAAAAGAAGAGAAGATTTCAATTTTTGAGAAGTATGGGAAAAATGCTGCCAATACAGGTAGCCCTGAGAGTCAGATTGCGCTATTAACAGCAAGAATCAATCACCTGACGGATCATCTGAAAGTTCATAAAAAAGATTACAGCACACAAAGAGGTTTGCTACGTCTTGTCGGACAACGCAGAAAATTACTAAACTACCTGATTGACAGAGATATAACACGTTACAGGCAGATTATTAAAGACCTGAATATCAGGAAATAA